Proteins encoded by one window of Tunturibacter psychrotolerans:
- a CDS encoding cadmium resistance transporter has protein sequence MNAFASVVTATVTTFAATNIDDILLLTVFFARRVPTRTIVAGQYLGFLAIIFLSCAGLLLALAIPHPWIRALGFIPLALGIKQLVLLFRHEAEGKNIAARQSVASIALLTLSNGADNVGVYIPFFSVNRQYLWFILTSYALFVALWCMLGRWLGNHPIILSTVNRVGRLLVPIVFIGLGVRILMF, from the coding sequence GTGAACGCCTTTGCATCAGTCGTGACCGCCACTGTCACCACATTCGCGGCGACCAACATCGATGACATCCTGCTTCTGACAGTTTTTTTCGCACGGCGCGTACCGACGCGGACTATCGTGGCTGGCCAATATCTCGGTTTTCTGGCAATCATTTTTCTAAGTTGTGCAGGGCTTCTTTTAGCGCTCGCAATTCCCCATCCATGGATTCGCGCACTCGGTTTCATCCCTCTTGCACTAGGAATAAAGCAGCTAGTCCTGCTGTTTCGACACGAGGCAGAGGGGAAAAATATAGCGGCCCGACAAAGCGTTGCGTCCATCGCTTTGCTCACGCTGTCTAACGGAGCAGACAATGTGGGTGTCTATATCCCTTTCTTCAGTGTCAATCGCCAATATCTTTGGTTCATCCTGACGTCGTATGCGCTCTTTGTTGCTTTGTGGTGCATGTTGGGCAGGTGGCTCGGAAATCACCCAATCATCCTGAGCACCGTGAACCGTGTCGGGCGCTTGTTGGTTCCAATCGTGTTTATCGGTCTGGGAGTTCGTATCCTGATGTTCTGA
- a CDS encoding xanthine dehydrogenase family protein molybdopterin-binding subunit: MTSRPQIVGSSPIRKEGRDKVLGRALYIDDITLPNMWFGATVRSSIPRGRITSISFDPAIPWHEYTIVAAADIPGENCIVHLTKDHPCLAVTHVNHCEEPILLLAHPNRAVLPAAVAAVHITYEELPAIYTIEDSEKKEQVIWGEGESANTFKTYLMQKDKKPIPDEIWQTADYIVEGEYRTGAQEQLYIENNGVIAEYDPEKGVTVRGSMQCPFYLVHALELVFNLPADKCRVIQTETGGAFGGKEDFPSVIGSHAALLAMKSGHPVKLCYDRAEDMAATTKRHPSRTRHRTAVSKDGKLLAGEIDFAIDGGAYATLSPVVLSRGTIHAPGPYHWPHLTVRAKAVATNIPPHGAFRGFGAPQSIFALERHMDKIAKVVGLTPEALRRRNFLGTGDRTATGQLLKDPVDMQHLLTRALKESSYHAKREQFDAENPTSTIKRGIGFATFFHGAGFTGSGERRLNSLVEIELTSEGRPRILVSSTEFGQGTNTILCQIAADTLSLPYEEVLIAQPDTTLVPNSGPTVASRTAMVVGKLVERAAQSLLAALAPFLPPSRYTPAQFCRAALKYLAQHGSLKAEARYESPGDIFWDDETYSGEAYPAYAWAVYVAEVTVDTTTYSAQLTNFYALQEVGKVLHPILAAGQIEGGVAQGIGYALYEKCLWRNGHLTNNQMTNYIMPTSADLPSIHVSFEEVPSPHGAYGAKGIGELPMDGPAPAILNAIEHATGLAFNEIPLLPEDIFERTTRLPDSGTENLNSIDRDTQVESTEVPA; this comes from the coding sequence ATGACCAGCCGCCCCCAGATCGTTGGCAGCTCCCCCATCCGCAAGGAGGGAAGAGACAAGGTCCTCGGTCGCGCCCTGTACATCGACGACATCACCCTCCCCAACATGTGGTTCGGCGCCACCGTCCGTAGCAGCATCCCACGCGGACGCATCACCTCCATCTCCTTCGACCCCGCCATCCCCTGGCACGAGTACACCATCGTCGCCGCCGCCGACATCCCCGGCGAAAACTGTATCGTCCACCTCACCAAAGACCACCCCTGCCTCGCAGTCACCCACGTCAACCACTGCGAAGAACCCATCCTCCTCCTCGCCCACCCCAACCGGGCTGTACTCCCCGCCGCCGTCGCCGCGGTCCACATCACCTACGAAGAACTCCCCGCCATCTACACCATCGAAGACTCCGAAAAAAAAGAACAGGTCATCTGGGGCGAAGGCGAAAGCGCCAACACCTTCAAGACCTACCTCATGCAGAAGGACAAGAAGCCGATCCCCGACGAGATCTGGCAGACCGCCGACTACATCGTCGAAGGCGAGTACCGCACCGGAGCTCAGGAGCAGCTCTACATCGAGAACAACGGAGTCATCGCCGAGTACGACCCAGAAAAGGGAGTAACAGTCCGCGGCTCCATGCAATGCCCTTTCTACCTCGTCCACGCCCTCGAGCTAGTCTTCAACCTCCCCGCCGACAAGTGCCGCGTCATCCAGACCGAAACCGGCGGAGCCTTCGGAGGCAAGGAGGACTTCCCCTCCGTCATCGGCAGCCACGCCGCCCTCCTCGCCATGAAGTCAGGCCACCCGGTTAAGCTCTGCTACGACCGCGCCGAAGACATGGCCGCCACCACCAAGCGCCACCCATCCCGCACCCGCCACCGCACCGCCGTCAGCAAGGACGGCAAGCTCCTCGCCGGTGAGATAGACTTCGCCATCGACGGAGGAGCCTACGCCACCCTCTCCCCAGTAGTCCTCTCCCGCGGCACCATCCATGCCCCCGGCCCCTACCACTGGCCCCACCTCACCGTCCGCGCCAAAGCAGTCGCAACAAATATTCCGCCCCACGGCGCCTTCCGCGGCTTCGGCGCCCCGCAAAGCATCTTCGCGCTCGAGCGCCACATGGACAAGATCGCCAAAGTCGTCGGCCTCACCCCCGAGGCGCTCCGCCGCAGAAATTTTTTGGGAACTGGCGACCGCACCGCCACCGGTCAACTCCTCAAAGACCCCGTGGACATGCAGCATCTACTCACACGAGCTCTTAAAGAATCGAGCTATCACGCCAAACGCGAACAATTCGACGCTGAAAACCCGACCAGCACCATCAAACGCGGCATAGGCTTCGCCACTTTCTTCCACGGAGCAGGCTTCACCGGCTCCGGCGAGCGGCGCCTCAACTCCCTCGTCGAGATCGAGCTGACATCTGAAGGACGACCTCGCATCCTGGTCTCCTCCACCGAGTTTGGCCAGGGCACCAACACCATCCTCTGCCAGATCGCCGCTGACACCCTCAGCCTTCCCTACGAAGAAGTCCTGATCGCACAACCTGACACAACTCTGGTTCCCAACTCCGGCCCCACCGTCGCCAGCCGCACCGCCATGGTCGTCGGTAAACTCGTCGAACGCGCCGCTCAATCCCTGCTTGCCGCTCTCGCTCCCTTTTTGCCCCCTTCCAGATACACGCCAGCTCAATTCTGCCGTGCCGCCCTCAAATACCTCGCCCAGCACGGCTCCCTCAAGGCCGAAGCTCGCTACGAGTCCCCCGGAGACATTTTCTGGGACGACGAGACCTACAGTGGTGAAGCCTATCCGGCCTACGCTTGGGCCGTCTACGTCGCCGAAGTCACCGTCGACACAACTACTTACTCCGCGCAACTGACCAACTTCTACGCCCTACAAGAAGTAGGCAAAGTCCTCCATCCAATCCTCGCTGCCGGCCAGATCGAAGGTGGCGTTGCCCAAGGCATTGGCTACGCTCTCTATGAAAAGTGCCTCTGGCGCAATGGACATCTCACCAACAACCAGATGACAAATTACATTATGCCGACCAGTGCCGATCTCCCATCCATCCATGTCAGCTTCGAGGAGGTCCCCTCACCACACGGCGCTTACGGAGCCAAGGGCATAGGCGAGCTCCCCATGGACGGCCCCGCACCCGCCATCCTCAACGCCATCGAGCACGCCACCGGTCTCGCCTTCAACGAGATACCCCTCCTGCCCGAAGACATCTTCGAGCGCACCACCCGCTTACCTGACTCTGGAACGGAAAACCTAAACAGCATCGATCGTGACACGCAGGTCGAAAGTACAGAGGTGCCGGCGTGA
- a CDS encoding (2Fe-2S)-binding protein, with protein sequence MTRVTLSVNNEKRAIEAPPMKRLLDVLREDLHLTGAKEGCGEGECGACAVLMNGDLVNSCLVPILQTQGAEITTIEGIAIDKKLHPIQQCFLEQGGAQCGICTPGMILATYHLLENIPQPTLLQIQEGLNGNLCRCTGYMRIFNAVHAAAAKATSQSESQ encoded by the coding sequence ATGACTCGAGTCACTCTCTCCGTTAACAATGAAAAAAGAGCCATCGAAGCCCCGCCAATGAAGCGCCTCCTCGACGTCTTGCGTGAAGATCTGCATCTCACTGGAGCCAAAGAAGGTTGTGGCGAAGGCGAATGCGGAGCCTGCGCTGTACTTATGAATGGTGACCTCGTCAACTCCTGCCTGGTCCCGATCCTGCAAACTCAGGGCGCCGAGATCACCACAATCGAAGGCATTGCAATCGACAAGAAACTCCACCCGATTCAGCAATGCTTCCTGGAACAAGGCGGCGCCCAGTGCGGCATCTGCACCCCCGGTATGATCCTCGCCACATATCACCTTCTCGAAAACATTCCGCAACCAACACTGTTACAGATTCAGGAAGGTCTCAACGGGAATCTCTGCAGATGCACCGGCTACATGCGAATCTTCAACGCCGTGCATGCCGCAGCTGCAAAAGCAACTTCACAATCGGAGTCACAATAG
- a CDS encoding FAD binding domain-containing protein — MRSNVTEYELTAPGSLDAVLQVLADSPDHYTPIAGGTELMVALGAGRLQPKKLISLWNLKELRFIEVTPDAVIIGAATTFADIRKHPIVTAEFSILAQAASWTGSIANQNRGTLGGNIVNASPAADSPPVLLAYDAAVTLVSTRGIRTIPYRDFHLSYKKTDLAQDELLHSITLSRNIDGYTTYIRKVGTRNAQAISKVAIAIVARTNLGIIESIRIGAASLRETPARLIATEQSLQSQPIAFATIAKVRAAILSETIPIDDIRSTAKYRSVVAANLIEEFLQTL; from the coding sequence ATGCGCTCCAACGTCACCGAATACGAACTAACGGCCCCAGGCTCTCTCGACGCCGTACTCCAGGTCCTCGCTGACTCACCCGACCACTACACCCCAATCGCCGGTGGCACCGAGCTGATGGTAGCACTAGGCGCGGGACGTCTTCAGCCCAAAAAACTCATCTCTCTGTGGAATCTCAAAGAACTCCGATTCATCGAGGTCACACCCGATGCGGTAATCATTGGTGCCGCTACAACCTTCGCCGACATCCGCAAGCACCCAATCGTCACCGCCGAATTCTCCATCCTCGCCCAGGCTGCCAGCTGGACTGGAAGCATCGCAAACCAGAACCGTGGCACACTCGGCGGCAACATCGTCAACGCAAGCCCCGCAGCAGATTCTCCTCCAGTGCTCCTCGCTTACGACGCAGCCGTCACCCTCGTCTCTACTCGCGGGATCCGAACTATCCCTTACCGCGACTTCCATCTCAGTTACAAAAAAACCGATCTCGCCCAAGACGAACTTCTCCACAGCATTACGCTCTCACGTAACATAGACGGTTACACAACTTATATTCGCAAAGTGGGCACACGCAATGCCCAGGCCATTTCAAAGGTTGCCATCGCCATAGTCGCCCGCACCAACCTCGGCATCATTGAAAGCATCCGCATCGGGGCTGCAAGCCTGCGCGAGACTCCCGCGCGTCTGATCGCCACCGAACAGTCTCTCCAGAGCCAGCCCATCGCATTCGCGACGATCGCAAAGGTCCGGGCCGCGATTCTGAGCGAAACGATTCCCATCGACGATATTCGCAGCACCGCAAAATACCGCTCCGTCGTGGCCGCCAACCTTATCGAAGAATTCCTGCAGACCCTCTAG
- a CDS encoding XdhC family protein → MREIRQIVRLWHQDTATVFVTLVRTEGSSYRRPGARLLLGQQGEYAGTISGGCLEAEVVRKAGWLVQGGAVVERYSTMFDDTAEIPFGLGCGGVVDLLLEPADTPECRAVLKALEGALAGDEATVLTWLPREGRGLKRAILAANGDFAYASAGLTESELVEARAAALSRGEFESVCSEIFVERIATPQRLFILGAGDDAKPVVSMAALLGWSVSVMDGRAQMARAERFPEAEQVIVTSAISREVLVIRPDDAVVLMSHSYEQDKELLAAVLPLHPKYLGLLGARRRSSLLVSEAAAILGWTVSECCDRIFAPVGLDLGGDGPEAIALAVIAEVQACCMGKVGASRRLSPEDIERHLAEGDVGRYLQAQCALDLA, encoded by the coding sequence GTGAGAGAAATTCGACAGATCGTTCGACTTTGGCATCAGGATACGGCTACCGTATTTGTGACCTTGGTGCGGACCGAGGGGTCCAGTTATCGCCGACCCGGGGCTCGCCTGCTGCTCGGGCAGCAAGGAGAGTACGCCGGGACGATCAGCGGAGGATGCCTGGAGGCTGAAGTCGTGCGTAAAGCAGGATGGCTAGTCCAGGGTGGGGCCGTGGTGGAACGGTACTCGACGATGTTTGACGATACGGCAGAGATACCTTTTGGATTGGGATGCGGGGGCGTGGTCGATCTGCTTCTCGAGCCGGCTGATACTCCCGAATGTCGTGCGGTGCTCAAAGCTCTGGAAGGCGCGCTTGCCGGGGATGAGGCAACTGTGCTGACCTGGCTGCCACGTGAGGGGAGGGGATTGAAACGCGCAATACTCGCGGCGAACGGGGATTTTGCGTACGCCAGCGCGGGGCTGACTGAATCCGAACTGGTCGAGGCGAGGGCAGCCGCGTTATCCAGAGGTGAGTTTGAGAGTGTGTGCTCCGAGATTTTTGTGGAGCGGATTGCAACTCCGCAGCGGTTGTTCATTTTGGGGGCGGGTGATGATGCGAAGCCGGTGGTGAGTATGGCGGCGTTGCTGGGGTGGAGCGTTTCAGTGATGGATGGACGGGCGCAAATGGCTCGCGCGGAGCGATTTCCGGAGGCGGAACAGGTCATTGTGACATCGGCCATATCGCGTGAAGTGTTGGTCATTCGACCTGATGATGCAGTGGTTTTGATGTCGCATAGTTACGAACAGGACAAGGAGTTACTGGCTGCGGTGCTGCCGTTGCATCCCAAGTATCTTGGGCTTCTGGGTGCACGCCGCCGAAGTTCGTTGCTGGTGAGCGAGGCGGCAGCGATCCTAGGGTGGACGGTTAGTGAATGCTGCGACCGAATCTTTGCCCCGGTTGGGCTGGACCTGGGTGGTGACGGACCAGAGGCCATTGCTCTCGCGGTGATTGCCGAGGTTCAGGCTTGTTGCATGGGCAAGGTCGGTGCTTCGCGCAGGTTGTCGCCGGAAGATATCGAGAGGCATCTGGCGGAAGGTGATGTGGGTCGCTATCTGCAAGCCCAGTGCGCGCTGGACCTCGCCTGA
- a CDS encoding MBG domain-containing protein, with translation MHFNRLSGVQALSALVVLVAFAILPSLASAQVLTLVQSGTRFAGTITPGFNGDFGPATTVSLNTPSYIVFDSNGNQYLSDTLNNCVRKIDTTGSMSTLVGLAVSGKGDTCSTATNNTPTPGQGLYQPTGLAVDNSNNLYIADSSHNCVRKLPFGASGVASLTTIAGTCGSAASATPNPNGLVLDVSNNLYIAIQDTEVPASLSTYQVLLQAPSASLCVMAGAPSALVPTICPSITSSVTLNAPSGLAINGAGDLFIADTGNNCVRQIVGLSTYRTAVGQCSNDNSGTFATALNKPYGLTFSPTQLLYVSETSPDVVVSYVLGSSNLTIAAGLPNGASGPYSPTQDGTSTLNFPLNGPRGITVDDLGNFSLADSGNSILRKLSSNIIFPTTPIGSVSAGLPVTFVVNQKVNLSVTSGPDFNIITNTCTGVLTPSAPGTPPVTCQVFVRFTPTLLGLRSAPIKLADSISGNSVSQGLEARATGSLGVFTPGTVNTVVKALNAPSAVTVDPAGNSYILDTGATPGTGNLLFLLAGGGTPVPIIPGGSGLLTSSAITIDSTGNYFMTDAVHGTVARFGVDGSLNNGYVNGLDTPTSIYVDGFDNLFIAQAGATHNVIEVYAGGGSRIIAGSGSNSSADGVLATTASFVSPGGIILDAAGILYIADTGGHVVYAVDKFGIIHEIAGNGTTTTTVPGQATGTALIAPSSLAFDAAGDLYIADATANVVYTVFVSTTSNGSNISTILGTGTAGNSGDGGLANLAQIDNPLSIAVEGNSDLFEVDNGNSSIREITYPNPTIAFGTVLVGQSSVIIQQSLSNFGSAPFTLNGAITTSDPHFTIDPGTTTCGTTIIAGSTCNLGFIFTPTAKGPLTATVNIPSNAYNSPETLTLTGTGRVFIPLQFTLPPETEVYGQPFTENVSVTNGSPSPTGTITFSFGTQILCTVTATLGTGSTCNALNSGLAVGSYGVTFTYSGDTNYAPATGNVTLTVIPAPLTITVNNFTRPYGAANPTFTGTITGVVSGETILVAYSSTATITSPVGTYPIIATLTPIGTTKLSNYTVINTPGTLTITRVAITVTVLNATRQYAQANPPFNSTTLGVLNGNTVSSGTVNGDVLTIAYSSPSIITSPAGSYPINATVSGTNVGNYNIIVIPGTLTVTQATLTVTVGNTTRTYGTPNPPFTSTVTGALNGDTFTNTYSTPANIASPVGSYPINDTISGPAASNYTVNVTLGTLTITPTSVAVNVTANNSTRPYGGGEPTFTSTVTGALNGDTFTITYTTTDTPASPIGTYTIIPTVSGPAAANYTNITTTNGTLIVTPAVLTVTANNATRAYDTANPTFTGTTTGLFKGDTVLTTFTSPAVLSSAVGTYPIIPAVSGAALSNYSVNLVNGSLTITQNQAALVISVNSANRLYGVPNPTFTGTVTGIAPGDDVVVNYTSTATPASPAGQYAIGASVSGTSAGNYVATIHPGTLDVSPVATTTTVTSSGSPAAAAASVTFTATVTTANGVPVGTVNFSDGGNLLGTGTLNSNGVATFSTTTLTAGSHTVTATFQANINFSTSSATLTQVINTPVGSFTISATPPTQLIRGPGTTTYQVVLTSVGAFAGQINLSCSGLPADATCTFASNPTLTAGSSATVALTINTTAADARLRNPAIPSFNATEFAPITVAAVFPLELTGLGVLFAGFRRRRKPGTPKIRLLTAILLSFGILGLAGCCFNTTFQTYTVNITGTSVSFTTPAQSTSVFLSVGQ, from the coding sequence ATGCATTTCAACCGCCTCTCTGGTGTCCAGGCCCTCTCTGCTCTGGTCGTTCTGGTTGCATTCGCCATTCTGCCGTCTCTCGCATCTGCCCAGGTTTTGACTCTGGTGCAGAGTGGCACCCGATTTGCCGGGACCATTACGCCAGGCTTTAACGGGGACTTCGGGCCTGCGACGACGGTTAGTCTCAATACTCCGTCCTATATCGTCTTCGATTCAAATGGAAATCAATATCTATCGGACACCCTGAACAACTGCGTCCGCAAGATCGATACCACGGGTTCCATGAGCACTCTGGTCGGACTAGCGGTTTCTGGCAAGGGCGATACCTGTTCCACTGCGACCAACAACACCCCTACCCCGGGCCAAGGCCTGTACCAACCTACCGGACTTGCCGTGGACAACTCTAACAACCTCTACATCGCCGACAGCAGTCATAACTGCGTCCGCAAACTCCCCTTCGGAGCCTCTGGAGTCGCCTCTCTCACTACCATCGCCGGCACCTGCGGCTCCGCGGCATCTGCCACCCCGAACCCGAACGGTCTCGTCCTCGACGTCAGTAACAATCTATATATCGCAATTCAAGATACTGAGGTCCCGGCCTCGCTCAGCACTTATCAGGTCCTGCTTCAGGCGCCTAGTGCGAGTTTGTGCGTCATGGCAGGCGCGCCGTCTGCCCTGGTACCCACAATTTGCCCAAGCATTACCAGCAGCGTCACGTTGAACGCTCCTTCGGGTCTCGCAATCAATGGCGCGGGCGACCTCTTCATCGCAGATACCGGCAACAACTGCGTCCGCCAAATCGTCGGTCTCTCAACGTATCGGACAGCCGTCGGCCAATGTTCCAATGACAACTCGGGAACCTTCGCCACGGCGCTGAACAAGCCCTACGGTTTGACCTTTTCCCCGACGCAGTTGCTCTACGTTAGTGAGACCAGTCCAGATGTCGTCGTCAGCTATGTCCTCGGGTCAAGTAACCTGACCATCGCCGCGGGCTTGCCCAATGGCGCCTCCGGCCCATACAGCCCAACTCAGGACGGAACCTCCACTCTCAACTTTCCGCTTAATGGTCCACGCGGCATTACAGTCGACGACCTTGGCAACTTCTCCCTCGCCGATTCCGGCAACAGTATCCTGCGCAAACTCAGCAGCAATATCATCTTTCCCACCACTCCAATCGGTAGTGTCAGCGCTGGGCTCCCAGTCACCTTTGTCGTCAATCAAAAGGTAAATCTTTCCGTCACCTCAGGACCAGACTTCAACATCATCACAAACACCTGCACGGGCGTTCTTACCCCTTCCGCACCGGGCACCCCGCCTGTCACCTGTCAGGTCTTCGTCCGCTTTACACCTACTCTTCTCGGTCTTCGCAGCGCACCCATCAAGCTCGCGGACTCAATCTCCGGAAACAGCGTCTCCCAAGGGCTTGAGGCCCGAGCGACCGGCTCGCTGGGCGTTTTCACCCCAGGCACAGTCAACACTGTCGTCAAGGCTCTCAACGCGCCTTCCGCCGTTACGGTAGATCCGGCAGGCAACTCATACATACTTGATACGGGCGCGACCCCAGGCACTGGTAACCTCCTCTTCCTTCTGGCTGGCGGCGGCACACCGGTCCCCATCATCCCAGGCGGATCTGGTCTGCTTACCTCGTCAGCCATCACCATCGACTCTACTGGCAACTACTTTATGACCGACGCCGTTCACGGCACCGTTGCCCGGTTCGGCGTTGACGGCAGCCTCAATAATGGCTACGTCAACGGACTTGACACCCCCACGTCCATCTACGTCGACGGCTTTGACAACCTCTTCATTGCGCAGGCCGGCGCGACGCATAACGTGATTGAGGTCTACGCCGGCGGCGGAAGCCGCATCATCGCGGGCAGCGGCAGTAACTCCTCGGCCGACGGCGTCCTCGCCACGACCGCCAGCTTCGTCTCACCCGGCGGCATCATTCTCGACGCCGCAGGCATCCTCTACATCGCCGACACCGGTGGTCACGTTGTCTACGCAGTCGATAAATTCGGCATCATTCATGAGATAGCCGGCAACGGAACCACGACTACGACCGTCCCCGGCCAAGCCACTGGCACCGCTCTCATCGCTCCCTCCTCCCTCGCTTTCGACGCCGCCGGAGATCTCTACATCGCCGATGCCACCGCCAACGTCGTTTACACCGTCTTCGTCTCTACAACCAGCAACGGTAGCAACATCTCGACCATCCTCGGTACCGGCACCGCTGGAAACTCGGGCGACGGAGGCCTCGCCAATCTCGCCCAAATCGACAATCCTCTTAGCATCGCTGTTGAAGGCAACAGCGATCTCTTCGAGGTCGACAACGGCAACAGCTCTATCCGCGAGATCACTTATCCGAATCCCACTATCGCCTTCGGCACAGTTCTTGTCGGCCAAAGCTCAGTCATCATCCAGCAAAGCCTGAGCAACTTTGGTTCTGCTCCCTTCACCCTCAACGGTGCCATCACCACCTCGGACCCTCACTTCACCATCGATCCCGGCACCACAACCTGCGGCACCACTATCATCGCGGGCTCAACCTGCAACCTGGGCTTCATCTTCACTCCGACCGCCAAGGGCCCGCTAACTGCGACTGTTAATATCCCCTCAAACGCTTACAACAGCCCTGAGACTCTCACGCTCACCGGAACCGGACGGGTCTTTATACCGCTTCAGTTCACACTGCCCCCCGAAACCGAGGTCTACGGCCAGCCTTTTACCGAGAATGTCAGCGTAACCAACGGCAGTCCCTCTCCAACCGGCACAATCACCTTCAGCTTCGGCACTCAGATTCTATGCACCGTCACGGCGACCCTCGGAACCGGATCCACCTGCAACGCTCTCAACAGCGGGCTGGCTGTGGGCTCCTACGGTGTCACCTTCACCTACTCCGGCGACACCAACTACGCGCCCGCCACTGGCAATGTGACCCTCACGGTCATTCCGGCTCCACTTACAATTACCGTCAACAACTTCACCCGCCCCTACGGAGCAGCAAATCCCACCTTTACCGGCACCATCACCGGCGTGGTTTCCGGCGAAACCATACTCGTCGCCTACTCCAGTACCGCGACAATCACGTCCCCTGTAGGCACCTACCCCATCATCGCAACTCTTACGCCAATCGGAACGACAAAGCTCTCCAATTACACAGTCATCAACACGCCCGGAACCCTCACCATCACTCGGGTCGCTATCACTGTTACAGTTCTCAACGCAACCCGTCAGTACGCTCAGGCCAATCCTCCATTTAACAGCACTACCCTCGGCGTCCTCAACGGCAACACGGTTAGCAGCGGCACCGTCAACGGCGACGTACTCACCATCGCCTATTCCTCTCCCTCTATTATCACTTCGCCGGCTGGATCGTATCCTATCAATGCGACTGTCTCTGGAACGAACGTAGGCAACTACAACATCATCGTTATTCCCGGCACCCTCACCGTCACACAGGCGACGCTCACCGTCACAGTTGGCAACACAACCCGCACCTACGGAACACCCAACCCTCCCTTCACCAGTACGGTTACTGGCGCCCTCAACGGCGACACCTTCACCAACACCTACTCCACTCCGGCCAACATCGCATCACCGGTCGGGTCCTATCCCATCAACGACACCATCAGTGGCCCCGCAGCTTCCAACTACACCGTCAACGTTACCCTTGGAACGCTGACTATCACTCCGACGTCCGTCGCTGTAAACGTAACTGCGAATAATTCCACCCGCCCCTACGGCGGAGGCGAACCCACCTTCACCAGCACTGTCACCGGCGCTCTTAACGGCGACACCTTCACCATCACCTATACGACCACCGACACTCCTGCCTCGCCCATCGGCACCTACACCATCATCCCCACTGTCTCCGGCCCAGCCGCCGCAAACTACACCAACATCACAACCACCAACGGAACCCTTATCGTCACGCCGGCTGTGCTTACCGTCACCGCCAACAACGCCACCCGAGCTTACGACACCGCAAATCCAACCTTCACGGGCACAACCACCGGCCTGTTTAAGGGAGACACCGTTCTTACCACCTTCACCAGCCCCGCCGTCCTCAGTTCCGCTGTGGGCACTTATCCGATCATCCCCGCCGTCTCCGGCGCGGCTCTCTCCAACTACTCTGTCAATCTCGTCAACGGCTCGCTCACCATCACGCAAAACCAGGCCGCTTTGGTCATAAGCGTCAACAGCGCCAACCGCCTCTACGGAGTACCGAACCCCACCTTCACCGGCACGGTCACTGGCATTGCCCCCGGTGACGACGTGGTCGTCAACTACACCTCTACAGCCACGCCTGCCTCACCAGCAGGCCAATACGCCATCGGCGCCAGCGTCTCCGGAACCTCCGCTGGCAACTACGTCGCGACCATCCATCCCGGCACGCTCGATGTCAGCCCCGTCGCCACCACCACCACCGTCACAAGCTCTGGTTCGCCCGCAGCGGCAGCCGCCTCGGTCACTTTCACTGCTACCGTCACCACTGCAAACGGAGTACCCGTCGGCACGGTGAACTTCTCTGACGGCGGCAACCTCCTCGGAACCGGCACCCTAAACAGTAACGGCGTCGCAACATTTTCCACCACAACACTTACCGCCGGCAGTCATACAGTTACAGCCACCTTCCAGGCCAATATCAACTTCTCCACCAGCTCCGCCACGCTCACCCAGGTCATCAACACTCCCGTGGGCAGTTTCACAATCTCCGCCACGCCCCCGACTCAGCTCATCCGCGGTCCCGGTACGACGACCTACCAGGTTGTTCTCACCTCAGTAGGAGCCTTCGCGGGTCAGATCAATCTCTCCTGCTCCGGACTCCCTGCTGACGCCACCTGCACCTTCGCCAGTAACCCGACGCTCACTGCGGGAAGCTCCGCCACCGTCGCCCTGACCATCAACACCACCGCAGCCGACGCCAGACTTCGCAATCCGGCGATCCCTTCTTTCAATGCAACAGAATTCGCGCCCATCACCGTTGCCGCAGTCTTTCCACTTGAACTAACCGGCCTCGGAGTCTTGTTTGCCGGATTCCGTCGCCGTAGAAAGCCAGGTACTCCGAAGATTCGTCTTCTCACCGCGATCCTACTTTCTTTCGGTATCCTTGGCCTGGCAGGTTGCTGCTTCAATACCACATTCCAGACTTACACCGTAAACATTACGGGCACCAGCGTCAGCTTCACAACGCCGGCTCAATCCACCTCGGTCTTTCTGTCCGTCGGTCAGTAG